The Bifidobacterium asteroides genomic interval CATCTTGTACTGCTGTCCCTGCATGGCCGACCTGGGCATGTTCCGCCGGACGTTGTGGAACTGCGAGTAGAACATGGCCAGGCACATGAGCACGATGAAGACCACTATGACTATGCGGCCCGCACCCTGGGCGGACATGAAGTTGTCCGAAATCCGCAGCCCGAAGAAGGTGGTCTCCTCGAATTCTCGCGCCACCTGTCGGTTGAAGGCTCCAAGGGGCGCCCGCTTGCCCCGGGCGATGAAGGGCACAGCCGAAAGCACGTAGAACATGGTCATGAAGACCGGGCCCTGGACCAGCGCGGGCAGACAGGAACTCATGGGGTTGGCATGGTTATCCTGGTAGACCTTCATGGTCTCCCGGCTCATGGCCTCTCGGCTGGCTGGATCCTTCTTGTTACGGTACTTGTTCTGGATCTTCATCAGCTTGGGCTGCAGGGCCTGCATCTTTTGCATGGATCGCAGCTGCTTGATGAAGAGCGGCAGCACGCAGAGGTTGACGACCAGCACCAGCATCACTACCGAGAGCGCCCAGGCCACCCCGGGACCCTTATGGAGCCCGATCAGGGTCAGGAACTTGTGGCAGTAGGTCATGATGTAGGTCATGAGCCACTCGATAGGGTAGAGGATCTTATAGAAGAAGCCGTATATGCCCGTATCGAAAGTGAAAGTGTCGTTGTTCTGGAACATTGTCAGGCCGTCTCCTTGTCTGGGGCCATGGGGGTCAGCCGGGCCTCCTCATGGGCCTTGGACCACGGGAACCGATAGAAGATGGAAAACCTCTGGGGCACGTCATCGATCCCGCCGTTGTTGAAAGGCGTGCAGCGCAATAGCCG includes:
- the yidC gene encoding membrane protein insertase YidC, whose protein sequence is MFQNNDTFTFDTGIYGFFYKILYPIEWLMTYIMTYCHKFLTLIGLHKGPGVAWALSVVMLVLVVNLCVLPLFIKQLRSMQKMQALQPKLMKIQNKYRNKKDPASREAMSRETMKVYQDNHANPMSSCLPALVQGPVFMTMFYVLSAVPFIARGKRAPLGAFNRQVAREFEETTFFGLRISDNFMSAQGAGRIVIVVFIVLMCLAMFYSQFHNVRRNMPRSAMQGQQYKMQQMMAFIFPVMYIFSGIYFPFAVLIYWLTNNLWNLGRTLFQVRHMPTPGSPAAESKEERDHRRENARRKRQGLPSLEEEQLMEAKRLEEEARNNKNVSHQRSQPHRKRRGR